The Pirellulimonas nuda genome includes a region encoding these proteins:
- a CDS encoding Mov34/MPN/PAD-1 family protein yields MRVPRTRKPLRKQRQEQPRRSLRLTPYAWAKLRFLRDAGPTEIGCFGVTDPEDLLLVRDVVLVNQVCSSVTVAFDDAAVADYFDQQADAGLSPQQFGRVWFHTHPGSSPAPSGTDEETFARVFGPAGWAVMAILARGGRWYARLGVHAGPGATQQLPVRVAWDEPFTGSDHATWLKEYETCVEQEDEWDEVDAFGERLFGLDLGVARSLWSCPTD; encoded by the coding sequence ATGCGTGTACCGAGGACAAGGAAGCCACTGCGGAAGCAGAGGCAGGAGCAGCCCCGCAGGTCGCTGCGGCTTACGCCCTATGCGTGGGCCAAGCTCCGGTTCCTGCGTGACGCCGGGCCGACCGAGATCGGCTGTTTTGGCGTTACGGACCCCGAGGACCTGCTGCTGGTGCGGGACGTGGTGCTGGTAAACCAGGTCTGTAGCTCGGTCACCGTAGCGTTTGACGACGCCGCGGTGGCCGACTACTTCGACCAGCAGGCCGACGCCGGGCTTAGCCCCCAGCAGTTCGGCCGGGTCTGGTTCCACACACACCCGGGGAGCTCGCCAGCGCCCAGCGGCACCGACGAAGAAACGTTCGCCCGGGTGTTTGGGCCGGCCGGCTGGGCCGTGATGGCGATTCTGGCCCGTGGCGGGCGCTGGTACGCCCGTCTGGGAGTGCACGCCGGCCCGGGCGCCACGCAGCAGCTCCCCGTGCGGGTTGCGTGGGACGAGCCGTTTACCGGCAGCGACCACGCCACGTGGCTCAAGGAGTACGAGACCTGCGTCGAGCAGGAAGACGAATGGGATGAGGTCGACGCGTTCGGTGAGCGGCTGTTCGGGCTCGACCTGGGTGTCGCCCGGTCCCTCTGGAGCTGTCCTACCGACTAA